A section of the Saliniramus fredricksonii genome encodes:
- a CDS encoding cupin domain-containing protein: MNHSYFPKPERIKLFGGIEADVFELGDDARTIVMISRMPPGAEAPPHEHAEHQIGMCLSGVYRMRVGDEQRELEALKGAYWVPGGETHGAMNIGSTTAITLDIKRFPRPEQEGQSTPCAPEVRFLDMTPARNIKGGLNLNFFVGPWFEIMLSVLEPDALMPRHAHRGVQIGIGLEGEYRMDVGDETQRFSENCVYFAPDQIPHMGHNDTDRPATSLNIFIPPRWNLLPKRLRKTIDEAPDAIR, translated from the coding sequence ATGAACCATTCCTACTTTCCAAAGCCTGAGCGCATTAAGCTTTTCGGAGGTATCGAGGCTGATGTCTTTGAGCTCGGTGACGATGCGCGAACGATAGTAATGATTTCGCGAATGCCTCCAGGGGCTGAAGCCCCGCCTCATGAGCATGCCGAGCACCAGATCGGGATGTGCCTTTCTGGTGTCTACCGCATGCGCGTTGGTGATGAGCAGCGTGAGCTCGAGGCACTAAAGGGCGCATACTGGGTGCCGGGCGGCGAAACTCACGGGGCAATGAATATCGGAAGCACCACGGCCATTACCCTCGATATCAAGCGATTCCCTAGGCCGGAGCAGGAAGGGCAATCAACTCCATGTGCGCCAGAGGTGCGATTTCTCGACATGACTCCCGCGCGAAATATCAAGGGTGGATTGAATCTCAACTTTTTCGTCGGCCCTTGGTTCGAGATCATGCTCTCCGTGTTGGAGCCAGATGCGCTCATGCCGCGCCATGCGCATCGTGGTGTACAGATCGGGATCGGTCTCGAAGGCGAGTATCGCATGGACGTCGGAGACGAAACACAACGATTTTCGGAAAATTGTGTTTATTTCGCTCCCGATCAAATTCCACATATGGGGCACAACGATACAGATAGACCTGCAACGTCGTTGAATATTTTTATTCCACCGCGATGGAACCTGCTGCCAAAACGTTTGCGAAAAACAATAGATGAGGCACCTGATGCAATTCGGTGA
- a CDS encoding NfeD family protein yields the protein METLFDSPWIWIIAGALIAGLEILVPGVFLLWIGFGALAVGLILTLAPDLPLAWQMLIFAVAMLSSLGLGFALQRRSKGGGAPMLNQDLQAMIGRRYVALADFEAGRGRIRVADTSFAVVSDDPVKEGEIVEVTAIDGARPRVSRVAG from the coding sequence ATGGAAACGCTGTTCGATTCGCCCTGGATCTGGATCATTGCCGGCGCGCTGATCGCCGGTCTCGAGATTCTGGTACCGGGGGTATTCCTGCTCTGGATCGGATTCGGCGCGCTCGCCGTCGGTCTCATCCTGACCCTCGCGCCCGATCTGCCGCTGGCCTGGCAGATGCTGATCTTCGCCGTGGCGATGCTCTCCTCGCTCGGCCTCGGCTTCGCACTCCAGCGCCGCAGCAAGGGCGGCGGCGCGCCGATGCTCAACCAGGACCTGCAAGCCATGATCGGGCGCCGCTACGTGGCGCTCGCCGATTTCGAAGCCGGACGCGGGCGCATCCGCGTCGCCGATACCAGCTTCGCCGTGGTCAGCGACGACCCGGTCAAGGAGGGCGAGATCGTCGAGGTCACCGCCATAGACGGTGCAAGGCCCCGCGTCAGCCGTGTGGCGGGGTGA
- a CDS encoding SPFH domain-containing protein: MTFEPIMIFALTIVVVAILVLYAGIKTVPQGEEWTVERFGRYTRTLQSGLCLIVPFIDRIGRRLSVMEQVLDVPAQTVITKDNAAVIADGVVFFRVQDTARAAYQVQNLQDAIVNLTTTNLRSVIGSMDLDDTLSKRAEINEILMAIIDEATNPWGVKIMRIEIRDLRMSEDLQAAMNLQMTAERRRRASVTEANGLREAEILKAQGEREAEILRAQGLREAAFLEAEARERAAEADAKATQVVSKAIAEGDIQAVQFFLGQKYVEALGQIGAAENSKLVLMPLEAGGVTGAVAGIGELLKTVGNPSQS; the protein is encoded by the coding sequence ATGACATTCGAACCCATCATGATCTTCGCTCTGACCATCGTTGTCGTGGCGATCCTTGTGCTTTACGCCGGCATCAAGACCGTGCCGCAGGGCGAGGAATGGACCGTGGAACGCTTCGGGCGCTACACCCGCACCCTGCAATCGGGCCTGTGCCTGATCGTGCCCTTCATCGACCGGATCGGGCGCCGCCTGAGCGTCATGGAGCAGGTGCTCGACGTGCCGGCACAGACCGTGATCACCAAGGACAACGCCGCCGTGATCGCCGATGGCGTGGTCTTCTTCCGGGTGCAGGATACCGCCCGCGCGGCCTATCAGGTGCAGAACCTGCAAGATGCCATCGTCAATCTCACCACCACCAACCTGCGTTCGGTGATCGGCTCCATGGATCTCGACGACACGCTGTCGAAACGCGCGGAGATCAACGAGATCCTGATGGCGATCATCGACGAGGCCACCAATCCCTGGGGCGTCAAGATCATGCGCATCGAGATTCGCGATCTGCGCATGTCGGAAGATCTCCAGGCCGCGATGAATCTGCAGATGACCGCCGAACGCCGCCGCCGCGCCTCGGTCACGGAGGCCAATGGCCTGCGCGAAGCGGAGATCCTCAAGGCCCAGGGCGAGCGCGAGGCCGAAATCCTGCGCGCCCAGGGGCTGCGTGAAGCCGCCTTCCTCGAGGCTGAAGCCCGTGAACGTGCGGCGGAAGCCGATGCCAAGGCGACACAGGTGGTCTCCAAGGCCATCGCCGAGGGCGACATCCAGGCGGTGCAGTTCTTCCTCGGCCAGAAATACGTCGAGGCGCTCGGCCAGATCGGCGCCGCCGAGAATTCCAAACTGGTGCTGATGCCGCTGGAAGCCGGCGGCGTGACCGGCGCCGTGGCCGGGATCGGCGAATTGCTCAAGACTGTCGGCAATCCGTCGCAATCGTGA
- a CDS encoding GMC family oxidoreductase: MDTRQQDGDTFDYVIVGAGAAGCLLARRLSEDGRYTICLVEAGPPDRNINLHVPGGFIKAVTNPKYAWQFATEPGEGTAGRRITIPQGRTLGGSTAINGFNYNRGQPADYDSWAQQGNRGWGYDDVLPYFRRTEQRIGAHEPHYRGAEGGLPISDCDWRHPLCEAFIEAAVDAGLPKNPDYNGETQKGVGYFQRWIDKGWRVSAATAFLRPALRSGRVDLRCNAHTTTITFEGRRATGIRYVQERGGAVRELRARREVILTCGGANSPKLLQLSGIGPASLLADLGITPVHALEGVGANLRDHYMVRLVARAKGVETINDMARGVKLWREIAKWAIGRPSILAISPSVAYGFANARDLSLEPDIQLNFTPGSYMKSVTGVLDNFPGMTLGAYQLRPESSGYVHARSPDPFDNPVIQPNYLMHAEDRAVTVAGIRLVRRLLESPAFAPYRDGEVSPGEEVQSDDELLAFARENGSTAYHLIGACRMGPAHDASAVVDDNLRVYGIEGLRVADSAIMPTMPSANTCAATYMIAEKAADLILGRQVPGNAALARAG, encoded by the coding sequence ATGGACACGCGGCAGCAGGATGGCGACACGTTCGACTACGTGATCGTGGGTGCGGGCGCTGCCGGCTGCCTGCTGGCGCGGCGCCTTTCCGAGGACGGGCGTTACACGATCTGCCTCGTCGAAGCGGGCCCGCCCGACCGCAATATCAACCTGCATGTGCCCGGCGGCTTCATCAAGGCGGTGACCAATCCGAAATATGCCTGGCAATTCGCCACCGAACCGGGCGAAGGCACGGCCGGGCGGCGTATCACCATACCGCAGGGGCGCACGCTCGGCGGATCGACCGCGATCAACGGCTTCAACTACAACCGGGGCCAGCCCGCCGATTACGACAGCTGGGCGCAGCAGGGCAATCGCGGCTGGGGTTATGACGATGTGTTGCCGTATTTCCGGCGCACGGAGCAGCGGATCGGCGCGCATGAGCCGCATTATCGCGGAGCCGAGGGCGGGCTCCCGATCAGCGATTGCGACTGGCGGCATCCGCTTTGCGAGGCCTTCATCGAGGCCGCTGTCGATGCCGGACTGCCGAAGAACCCGGATTATAACGGCGAAACGCAGAAGGGCGTGGGTTACTTCCAGCGGTGGATCGACAAGGGCTGGCGCGTCAGCGCCGCGACGGCCTTCCTGCGCCCGGCGCTGCGCTCCGGGCGCGTCGATCTGCGCTGCAACGCCCATACCACGACGATCACCTTCGAGGGACGGCGCGCAACCGGGATCCGCTATGTGCAGGAGCGCGGCGGAGCCGTGCGGGAATTGCGCGCAAGGCGCGAAGTGATCCTCACCTGCGGCGGGGCGAATTCACCCAAGCTGCTGCAGCTTTCCGGCATCGGCCCCGCCAGCCTCCTCGCCGATCTCGGCATCACGCCCGTCCATGCCCTCGAAGGTGTGGGCGCGAACCTGCGCGATCACTACATGGTCCGTCTGGTGGCACGCGCCAAAGGCGTCGAGACGATCAACGACATGGCGCGCGGCGTGAAGCTGTGGCGCGAGATCGCGAAATGGGCGATCGGACGCCCCAGCATTCTCGCGATCAGCCCGTCTGTCGCCTATGGTTTCGCCAATGCGCGCGATCTTTCACTGGAGCCCGATATCCAGCTCAATTTCACCCCCGGCAGCTACATGAAGAGCGTCACCGGGGTGCTCGACAATTTCCCCGGCATGACGCTCGGCGCCTATCAGCTGCGCCCGGAAAGCAGCGGTTACGTGCACGCGCGCTCGCCCGATCCGTTCGACAATCCGGTGATCCAGCCCAATTATCTGATGCATGCCGAGGACCGGGCCGTGACGGTGGCCGGTATCAGGCTGGTGCGCCGGTTGCTGGAATCGCCGGCTTTCGCGCCATACCGCGACGGGGAGGTGTCACCCGGCGAGGAGGTGCAAAGCGACGACGAGTTGCTCGCCTTCGCGCGCGAGAACGGCAGCACCGCCTATCACCTGATCGGCGCCTGCCGGATGGGACCCGCCCATGATGCCTCAGCTGTCGTCGATGACAATTTGCGGGTCTATGGCATCGAAGGCCTGCGCGTGGCGGATTCCGCGATCATGCCGACCATGCCGTCGGCCAATACCTGCGCGGCCACCTACATGATCGCCGAGAAGGCGGCTGATCTGATCCTGGGCCGGCAGGTGCCCGGTAATGCCGCCTTGGCGCGCGCGGGCTGA
- a CDS encoding ketopantoate reductase family protein: MRIAIIGTGAMGSVYAGLLGDAGLDIVAIDTWQAHIDAIRRDGLRVSGASGERVARISATTDARKAGPADLVIIATKADGVEAAARAAREILTGDGVVLTIQNGLGSAEKVAAIIGEERTMIGVVGGFGASIPQPGHVHHNGWEFVRLGEYRGGTSARLEAIADIWRKGGFKVALFADIHQLVWEKFICNVAFSGTCTLTGLTIGEVLADADAFSVAAACAREAYAVARAKGIAVDIDDPVAYVRAFGEKIPGARPSMLLDHMAGKRCEIDVINGAVPRIGAEIGVPAPVNTTLAALIRARERAFDN; the protein is encoded by the coding sequence ATGCGTATCGCGATCATCGGCACAGGCGCCATGGGCTCGGTCTATGCCGGGCTGCTCGGCGATGCCGGGCTCGACATCGTCGCCATCGACACATGGCAAGCGCATATCGACGCGATCCGCCGCGACGGTTTGCGGGTTTCCGGGGCGAGCGGCGAGCGCGTGGCGCGGATTTCGGCCACAACCGATGCCCGCAAGGCGGGCCCGGCGGATCTCGTCATCATCGCCACCAAGGCCGACGGTGTCGAAGCCGCAGCCCGGGCCGCGCGGGAGATCCTCACCGGGGACGGCGTCGTGCTGACGATCCAGAACGGGCTCGGTTCCGCCGAAAAGGTCGCGGCGATCATCGGCGAGGAGCGGACCATGATCGGCGTGGTCGGCGGCTTCGGCGCCTCGATCCCCCAGCCGGGCCATGTCCACCATAACGGCTGGGAATTCGTGCGGCTCGGCGAGTATCGCGGCGGTACCAGTGCGCGGCTGGAGGCGATCGCCGATATCTGGCGCAAGGGCGGTTTCAAGGTGGCGCTCTTCGCGGATATCCATCAGCTCGTCTGGGAGAAATTCATCTGCAACGTCGCCTTCAGCGGCACCTGCACGCTCACCGGCCTCACCATTGGCGAAGTGCTCGCCGATGCGGATGCCTTCTCCGTCGCCGCCGCCTGCGCGCGCGAGGCATATGCGGTGGCGCGCGCGAAGGGAATCGCCGTCGATATCGATGATCCCGTCGCCTATGTGCGCGCCTTCGGCGAGAAGATCCCCGGCGCGCGGCCTTCGATGCTGCTCGATCACATGGCCGGCAAACGCTGCGAGATCGACGTGATCAACGGCGCCGTGCCCCGTATCGGGGCCGAAATCGGGGTGCCCGCACCGGTCAATACCACGCTGGCGGCGCTGATCCGGGCGCGCGAGCGCGCTTTCGACAACTGA
- a CDS encoding transporter substrate-binding domain-containing protein, with the protein MPAQIDIGPVDPRLRDLLAPGGVMRAGTNLSNFLLVTGKSDAGEPVGVSPDMARCFADCLGVAVAYVTYPSPGPLADAAANDAWDIGLIGAEPQRARMIAFTPPYVEIEASYLVRDEAPFETPQAIDAPGRRIAVTGRTAYALWLENNLRHAELVYAGDFDDALTLFRDAGLDALAGLRSRLVTDARAMPGTRILPGRFMAVQQAIGVPIARAEALPLVARFVKAARDGGLVAALIEKHGVHDLRVAEPD; encoded by the coding sequence ATGCCGGCACAAATCGATATCGGACCCGTCGACCCCCGCCTGCGTGATCTGCTCGCACCGGGCGGCGTCATGCGCGCGGGCACCAATCTCTCGAATTTCCTGCTCGTGACCGGCAAGAGCGATGCCGGCGAACCGGTCGGCGTCTCGCCGGATATGGCGCGCTGCTTCGCCGATTGCCTCGGCGTCGCGGTGGCTTACGTGACCTATCCTTCACCGGGCCCGCTGGCGGATGCGGCAGCGAATGACGCCTGGGATATCGGGCTGATCGGCGCCGAGCCGCAACGCGCGCGCATGATCGCCTTCACGCCCCCCTATGTGGAGATCGAAGCGAGCTATCTCGTGCGCGACGAAGCGCCCTTCGAAACGCCACAGGCGATCGATGCACCGGGCAGGCGCATCGCAGTCACCGGGCGCACCGCCTATGCCTTGTGGCTGGAGAATAATCTACGCCATGCCGAACTCGTCTATGCCGGGGATTTCGACGATGCGCTCACGCTCTTCCGGGATGCGGGACTCGACGCGCTGGCGGGCCTGCGCTCGCGGCTCGTGACCGATGCGCGCGCCATGCCGGGAACGCGGATCCTGCCGGGGCGCTTCATGGCGGTACAGCAGGCGATCGGGGTGCCGATCGCCAGAGCCGAGGCGCTGCCGCTGGTCGCGCGTTTCGTCAAAGCCGCGCGCGATGGCGGCCTCGTCGCGGCGCTGATCGAAAAACACGGCGTGCACGATCTGCGCGTCGCCGAACCCGACTGA
- a CDS encoding ABC transporter permease has protein sequence MSERRSRLDRALGPGTRRPAGPRPLADTLVFAWRAILKIRHNPEQAFDVVVTPVMFTVMFTYLFGGALVGSTEAYLQFLLPGILVQTVMFTSIYTGFTLNQDIKRGVFDRFRAMPIWRPAPLAGAILGDVLRYTASALLVFGVGFVMGYRAEGGAGAVFVALILLNIFALGIGWIFTAVALMVRTPGTVMTLSWLVLMPVTFGSNIYVAPQTMPGWLQTFVMINPVSHITTALRGVLDGEPALGAMALALITPLAVTALFAPLSMWLYARERG, from the coding sequence ATGAGCGAGCGGCGATCGCGTCTCGACCGGGCGCTCGGTCCGGGCACGCGCAGGCCCGCCGGGCCGCGCCCGCTTGCCGACACGCTGGTCTTCGCCTGGCGCGCCATCCTCAAGATCCGTCATAATCCCGAGCAGGCTTTCGACGTGGTGGTCACGCCGGTGATGTTCACCGTCATGTTCACCTATCTGTTCGGCGGCGCGCTGGTGGGTTCGACCGAGGCCTATCTGCAATTCCTGCTTCCTGGCATCCTGGTGCAGACGGTGATGTTCACCTCGATCTATACCGGCTTCACCCTCAACCAGGACATCAAGCGCGGCGTGTTCGACCGTTTTCGCGCCATGCCGATCTGGCGACCGGCGCCGCTCGCGGGCGCGATTCTGGGCGATGTGCTACGCTATACCGCCTCGGCGCTGCTCGTCTTCGGCGTCGGTTTCGTGATGGGTTACCGGGCCGAGGGCGGGGCGGGCGCCGTCTTCGTGGCGCTGATCCTGCTCAACATCTTCGCGCTCGGAATCGGCTGGATCTTCACCGCCGTGGCGCTGATGGTGCGCACGCCGGGGACGGTGATGACCCTGTCATGGCTCGTGCTGATGCCGGTCACCTTCGGCTCCAACATCTACGTTGCGCCGCAAACCATGCCCGGCTGGCTGCAGACCTTCGTCATGATCAATCCGGTCAGCCACATCACCACCGCCCTGCGTGGCGTGCTCGATGGTGAGCCGGCCCTCGGTGCGATGGCTCTGGCGCTCATCACCCCGCTGGCCGTGACCGCATTGTTTGCGCCGCTCTCGATGTGGCTCTATGCGCGCGAGCGGGGCTGA
- a CDS encoding ATP-binding cassette domain-containing protein: MNEARESAQESANNAAIETDALQKTYGATRALDGVSLRVSRGEVFGLLGPNGAGKTTFVRLLATLIRPTGGRAFVLGHDIVAQAAQLRRRIALTGQFASVDEELTGRENLLLLARLLGLTGSEARGRCDELLEAFDIAAAARRPVSGYSGGMRRRLDIAASMITRPDLLFLDEPTTGLDPRARADVWAITRQLARSGTTILLTTQYLEEADQLADRIAVIDHGRVIAQGTAAQLKARVGSGVLRLTLHDPAGAARAGSVAQSFDLAAHRADDPRMLAIPLPDADAAVPLLAALAEQNIALVDFAYGQPTLDAVFFALTGHGAGPDQEETPA, from the coding sequence ATGAACGAGGCCCGAGAATCTGCACAAGAATCTGCCAATAACGCTGCCATCGAAACCGATGCGCTGCAAAAGACCTATGGCGCCACCCGTGCCCTCGACGGCGTGAGCCTGCGGGTTTCGCGTGGCGAGGTATTCGGGCTGCTCGGCCCCAACGGGGCGGGCAAGACCACATTCGTGCGGCTGCTCGCGACGCTGATCCGGCCCACGGGCGGGCGCGCCTTCGTACTCGGGCACGATATCGTCGCGCAGGCGGCGCAGCTGCGTCGGCGCATCGCGCTCACCGGGCAATTCGCCTCCGTCGACGAGGAGTTGACCGGACGCGAGAACCTGCTGCTGCTCGCCCGGCTTCTCGGGCTCACGGGAAGCGAGGCGCGCGGGCGCTGCGACGAATTGCTCGAAGCCTTCGACATCGCCGCTGCCGCGCGCCGTCCCGTCAGCGGTTATTCGGGTGGCATGCGCCGGCGGCTCGACATTGCCGCCTCGATGATCACCCGCCCGGACCTGCTCTTCCTCGACGAGCCCACCACGGGCCTCGATCCGCGTGCGCGCGCCGATGTCTGGGCGATCACGCGTCAGCTGGCGCGCAGCGGCACCACCATCCTGCTCACCACCCAGTATCTCGAAGAGGCCGACCAGCTGGCCGACCGGATCGCGGTGATCGATCATGGACGCGTCATCGCCCAGGGCACGGCAGCGCAGCTCAAGGCCCGCGTGGGAAGCGGCGTCCTGCGCCTGACGCTGCACGACCCGGCCGGGGCCGCGCGCGCGGGCTCCGTCGCGCAGAGCTTCGATCTCGCCGCGCATCGCGCGGATGATCCCCGCATGCTCGCCATTCCCCTGCCCGATGCCGATGCGGCGGTGCCACTGCTCGCAGCTCTGGCTGAACAGAACATCGCGCTCGTCGATTTCGCCTATGGCCAGCCGACGCTCGATGCGGTCTTCTTCGCGCTGACCGGCCATGGTGCCGGGCCGGATCAAGAGGAGACGCCGGCATGA
- the katG gene encoding catalase/peroxidase HPI, protein MDGIDKPTSGKCPVMHGALTSTSTTVMDWWPNALNLDILHQHDTKTNPLKGFNYREEVRKLDVTALKQDLKALMTDSQEWWPADWGHYGGLMIRMAWHAAGSYRIADGRGGGGTGNQRFAPLNSWPDNVNLDKARRLLWPVKKKYGNRISWADLMILAGNVAYESMGLKTYGFAFGREDIWHPEKDIYWGSEKEWLGAARYKGEGEDRASLENPLAAVQMGLIYVNPEGVGGNPDPLRTAKDVRETFARMAMNDEETVALTAGGHTVGKTHGNGDAADLGPDPEAADVSEQGLGWNNHKSRGIGRDTVTSGIEGAWTTHPTKWDNGYFYLLLNYDWELKKSPAGAWQWEPIDIKEEDKPVDVEDPSIRLNPIMTDADMAMKVDPEYRKISEHFYKNPDYFSEVFARAWFKLTHRDMGPKDRYIGPEVPAEDLIWQDPVPRGAKDYDVSAVKAKIAESGLSISQMVATAWDSARTFRGSDLRGGANGARIRLAPQKDWAGNEPERLQQVISVLEPIAKDAGASLADVIVLAGNVGIEKAAKAAGHDVTVPFAPGRGDASQEQTDADSFEPLEPVADGFRNWLKQDYAVSPEELLLDRTQLMGLTAQEMTCLVGGMRALGANHGGTAHGVFTEQPGALTTDFFVNLTDMAWKWVPKGDNLYEIVDRKTGATKWTATRVDLVFGSNSVLRAYAEVYAQDDGEERFVHDFIAAWTKVMNADRFDIA, encoded by the coding sequence ATGGATGGTATCGACAAGCCGACGAGCGGCAAATGCCCGGTCATGCACGGGGCCCTGACCTCGACCAGCACCACGGTGATGGATTGGTGGCCCAACGCGCTCAATCTCGACATCCTGCACCAGCACGACACCAAGACGAACCCGCTGAAGGGTTTCAACTATCGTGAAGAGGTCAGGAAGCTCGACGTCACGGCCCTGAAACAGGACCTCAAGGCGCTGATGACCGACAGCCAGGAATGGTGGCCGGCCGATTGGGGCCATTACGGCGGTCTGATGATCCGGATGGCCTGGCACGCTGCCGGCTCCTACCGCATCGCCGATGGACGCGGCGGCGGCGGCACCGGCAACCAGCGCTTTGCGCCGCTCAATTCCTGGCCCGACAACGTCAATCTCGACAAGGCGCGCCGCCTGCTCTGGCCGGTCAAGAAGAAATACGGCAACAGGATCTCCTGGGCGGATCTGATGATCCTCGCCGGCAATGTCGCCTATGAATCGATGGGCCTGAAGACCTACGGCTTCGCCTTCGGGCGTGAGGATATCTGGCATCCCGAGAAGGACATCTACTGGGGTTCGGAGAAGGAATGGCTCGGCGCCGCCCGCTACAAGGGCGAGGGCGAGGACCGCGCCAGCCTGGAGAACCCGCTGGCCGCCGTGCAGATGGGCCTGATCTACGTCAATCCGGAAGGCGTGGGCGGCAATCCCGATCCGCTGCGCACCGCCAAGGACGTGCGCGAGACCTTCGCGCGCATGGCCATGAACGACGAGGAGACCGTTGCGCTGACCGCCGGTGGCCACACTGTCGGCAAGACTCACGGCAATGGTGATGCCGCCGATCTGGGCCCGGATCCGGAAGCTGCGGACGTGTCCGAACAGGGGCTGGGCTGGAACAACCACAAGAGCCGGGGAATCGGCCGCGATACCGTGACCAGCGGCATCGAAGGTGCCTGGACCACCCATCCCACCAAATGGGACAACGGCTATTTCTACCTGCTGCTCAACTACGATTGGGAGCTGAAGAAGTCGCCGGCTGGCGCCTGGCAGTGGGAGCCGATCGATATCAAGGAAGAAGACAAGCCGGTCGATGTGGAAGATCCCTCGATCCGTCTCAACCCGATCATGACCGATGCGGACATGGCGATGAAGGTGGATCCGGAATATCGCAAGATTTCCGAGCACTTCTACAAGAACCCGGACTACTTCTCCGAGGTCTTCGCCCGCGCCTGGTTCAAGCTGACCCACCGCGATATGGGCCCGAAGGATCGCTATATCGGTCCGGAAGTGCCGGCGGAGGATCTGATCTGGCAGGATCCCGTGCCCAGGGGCGCGAAGGATTACGACGTATCGGCCGTGAAGGCGAAGATCGCCGAGAGCGGTCTGAGCATTTCGCAGATGGTCGCCACTGCCTGGGACAGCGCGCGCACCTTCCGTGGTTCGGATCTGCGCGGCGGCGCCAATGGGGCGCGCATCCGCCTCGCGCCGCAGAAGGACTGGGCCGGTAACGAGCCGGAGCGCCTGCAGCAGGTCATCTCCGTGCTGGAACCGATCGCGAAAGATGCGGGCGCGAGCCTCGCCGACGTGATCGTGCTTGCGGGCAATGTCGGCATCGAGAAGGCGGCGAAGGCTGCCGGCCACGATGTGACGGTGCCCTTCGCACCGGGCCGTGGCGATGCCAGCCAGGAGCAGACGGATGCCGATTCCTTCGAACCGCTGGAGCCCGTCGCGGATGGTTTCCGCAACTGGCTGAAGCAGGATTACGCGGTGAGCCCGGAAGAGCTTCTGCTCGATCGCACCCAGCTGATGGGTCTGACCGCGCAGGAGATGACCTGCCTCGTCGGCGGCATGCGGGCGCTGGGTGCCAATCACGGCGGCACCGCGCATGGCGTCTTCACCGAACAGCCCGGTGCGCTGACGACGGATTTCTTCGTCAACCTCACCGACATGGCCTGGAAATGGGTGCCGAAGGGCGACAATCTCTACGAGATCGTCGATCGCAAGACCGGCGCGACCAAGTGGACCGCCACCCGCGTCGATCTCGTCTTCGGCTCCAATTCGGTGTTGCGCGCCTATGCGGAAGTCTATGCCCAGGATGACGGTGAAGAGCGTTTCGTGCACGACTTCATCGCCGCCTGGACCAAGGTGATGAACGCCGACCGCTTCGACATCGCCTGA
- a CDS encoding hydrogen peroxide-inducible genes activator codes for MNAITLKHLRYFDALARHGHFGRAAEACAISQPALSLQMKELEELLGAQLIERGARQIRLTGLGEALVMRARDILRGVDELGDLARASYSPLTGRLRLGVIPTIAPYLLPQIITRLAARFPLLDLRPREAVTHKLVEDLIEGRLDTAIVALPVSEPSLHEEPLFAEEFVLVRREAEAGKPVPNVESLREMRLLLLEEGHCFREQALSFCAGSGAVPRDLMEGSALSTLVQMVGAGIGVTLIPQMAVAIETRSAPVSVARFDTPAPTRRIGMIWRRTTPLSDQLAEVARIVRMAATGGPQA; via the coding sequence ATGAATGCGATTACCCTCAAGCATCTGCGCTATTTCGATGCGCTGGCCCGACACGGGCATTTCGGTCGCGCGGCGGAGGCTTGCGCCATCTCGCAGCCGGCGCTCTCGCTGCAGATGAAGGAACTCGAGGAACTGCTCGGCGCGCAGCTGATCGAGCGCGGGGCGCGCCAGATCCGGCTCACCGGGCTGGGCGAGGCGCTGGTCATGCGCGCCCGCGATATCCTGCGTGGGGTCGACGAACTCGGCGATCTCGCCCGCGCCTCCTACAGCCCGCTGACGGGGCGGCTGCGCCTCGGCGTGATCCCGACCATCGCGCCCTATCTCCTGCCGCAGATCATCACCCGGCTCGCGGCGCGCTTTCCCTTGCTCGACCTGCGCCCGCGCGAGGCGGTGACCCACAAGCTGGTCGAAGATCTGATCGAGGGGCGGCTCGACACCGCGATCGTCGCCCTGCCGGTCTCTGAACCGTCGCTGCACGAGGAGCCGCTCTTTGCGGAGGAATTCGTGCTGGTGCGCCGGGAGGCGGAGGCGGGCAAACCGGTGCCCAATGTCGAGAGCCTGCGCGAGATGCGGCTCCTGCTCCTGGAGGAGGGGCACTGCTTTCGCGAGCAGGCGCTCTCGTTCTGCGCAGGGTCGGGCGCCGTGCCGCGCGATCTGATGGAGGGCTCGGCGCTCTCGACGCTCGTGCAGATGGTCGGCGCCGGCATCGGCGTCACGCTGATCCCGCAAATGGCGGTCGCGATCGAGACCCGCTCCGCGCCGGTTTCCGTTGCCCGCTTCGATACGCCGGCGCCAACGCGCCGGATCGGCATGATCTGGCGCCGCACGACGCCGCTTTCCGATCAACTGGCGGAAGTGGCGCGGATCGTGCGCATGGCAGCGACCGGAGGCCCGCAGGCGTAA